In Akkermansia muciniphila ATCC BAA-835, the genomic stretch TTATGATCGCTATGAATACGACTACAGCACTACTGGTAAACGCAGAACCCCTCTCCCGCGGCAACGGGAAAGGGGCGGATGTTGTGAATAATGGCAAGACGGCTAATCCTATCATTGCTCACAAGCCAGTAAGTACGACAGACGGGAAGCCCTGTCAACCGGCAAAGGCTGCCAGAACGGCCAAGAAGCCTGCCGCCCCCAGGAAGAAGCGGTACGATGAAGAGGATTTGATAGCCTTCGGAGAGAATGCTTTCATGCTCCGGGGCGCTGCAGAAGCCATTTTGGACATGTTCCATGCCTTGTTCTATGCCGATGACAACCAGGAAGAGGTTGTCAATGGCGTGAAGGGAGCCTTCGATGAGGCCGCCATTCTTCTGCAAAATGCAGCGAATGCGTTTGAAGAGAAGATTCCTTTCAAGGTTTTGGACAAGAGGCGGAAGACTTTTTTTGCCCTGACGGAAATAGATGAAAAAGACAGCGATGTTCTTGCCGCGATTACTGCTATCAATTCCGGTTTTATCCAGTGGGATGAAGGAAGTGTTTACGTGAAGGCGACACGTTGCGAAATGGCAACTCTTCTGCTTAACCGCGCATTGGAAAGCGCCAAGAAGTCCTTCTACCTTGCCGAAGACTCAACATCAAACCCCGCCCTTGCCGCAACGCTTGCTTCCATGAAAGGAGGGCACAGGTGATGAAGGTTGTTACCCTGAAGATTCCCATCTCACAATCTATTTATGATACCGCCAAATTTGCGGTGGAAGAAGGGGTGGCGAGAAGCGAAGAAGAGTTCCTGGCCCGCATTGCGCTCAAAGGAATTTTCTCTGATCTTTTTGAAGACGTGCAACCGCACTTGGACGACTATTTGGACGAGATGGTTAACAACGTCTATCCCGAGGAACTTGCCGGGGAAGAAAGGAGGACTGTATGACTTCTGAAGAGGGAACAGACGTTCTTCTGAAGGTTTACGAAAGTCTTTTCTTACAAGAAAGCAATCTGGTTAAGCTTCTGGAAAATCATTCGGGAGGCCTTATTGAACGAGACCGGATAATGTCCATCATGCGGAGACTGAAACGTTTACGTGCTGATACTTACGGTTTGGTTACGCAAAGGTGGCTTAATGCAAAACTTCATGGAAAGGAGGGGGGCGATGAAGCACCTTTATATTGACCAATCAGGCCGCGGCGTCCGTGCTGGAGTTGAAAATGAGGCAGTTTGCTTTCCTATGGAAACACCAGAACAGGAAGAACGCCGCTGCATTCAGGAGCTTTGCCGCATTAAGGGGGAATTGGGGCGTACAGGCCGCTACGGCGTGTATTTTGACCTTACAGGCCCGGAAATAGAGTTTTGGGTAGAAGAGTTCGGCAAGCCGGGCTTTCTGATCTGCATCAAACACCAGGACGCCGGCACGGTGCTGGATTACGTCCGCAAGAGGTGTGATGAACTACGTTTGATTGAACCATAGAACATGCCTAATAGAATCATCAGGGAAGGGTTTCTGACATCCGACAAGGTCGATAAGCTGAGTTGGGTGGAAGAGTGCTTCTATCATCGTCTTTTACTTGCTGTAGATGACTATGGACGGTATCACGCCGACCCTCCTCTACTGATCGGAAAGATAATGCCTCGCAAAATAGGCAATGTCAGTAACCAGGACATAGAAAAGTGGCTCACCGCTTGTGTGACCGCGGGTCTTGTAAGGGTGTACGGTGTCGAAGGGAAGCGTTATCTGGAGGTCTTGCAGTTCGACCAAAGGACCAGGGCGAAGAAGAGTAAGTTTCCTGCCCCTGATGAAGAAAAAACTGACGCTTGTCAGTCAAATGACGGACATGTGTCAGACATATGTCAGTCACGTGACCGTCATCCGCTCGCCTATACGGAGACGGAGTCGAATACGAATACGTATACGAAATCGGAAACGGAGACGGAGACGGAGACGGAGACGAAGGAAGCTGCGCCTGACGGCTCGCTTGCGGCTCCTTCTCGTTCTTCACTTCCTCTTCCTTCCTCACCGGAAGAGGTGGAAGCCTACCTGAAAAACGAGGTAGCCAGATGCCGCTTGAAGCTGCTCCCCAGGGACGTTTCGGAATGCGCCCTGCAATACTGGGCGGACCGGGGCGGCTCCGGCTGGGTGGACAAGTTCTCCTGCCCCATTGCCGATTGGAAAGCCAATGCCCTGGGCTACGCCCTGCGCTGGGCAAGAAATCTTGATGCCAAAGGGCAACTACCCGGAGAGGAAAGCGACCCCTTCGATCCAAAATTTAGAAAAAATATTTAACCCTCAAAAAGAGAAACCATCATGCATTTTACAGAAACACAACTCAACGCCGAAAAGACCGTTCTTGGCAACTGCATTGACGGCGCCGACAAGGTAGCCGCCCTGATCGAGCAAGGTTTCACGAAGGCTCATTTTGTCCTTCTGGCCCATCAGAAGGTCTGGAGCGCCTTTGAGACTCTGGCCAAGACTCCAGAAAAGGTCAATATCACCGACCTGATCCAGCACCTGGAAGCCGCCGGCGAGCTTGAATCCGTAGGAGGTCACGCCGGGCTTGTCGAGCTTTCAACCAGCTTTGCCTACCATTTCCAGTTCGAGCCCTCCGTGAAGATTCTGGTGGAAGCCAAGAAGAAGCGGGATGTGGAATCCCTGTTCATTTCCGGGCTGGAAAATCTTCAAAACCCAACCCTGAGCAAAGACGAAGTGCTGGCGGAAGCCGAAAAGGTGATGTCCTCCTTACGGGAAAGTTACGGAGTGGCCCAAGTGGCGCGTATGGCTGATGGCACACAGAAGGTGGTGGAAGGGTTGGAGTTTCGCATCAAGAATCCAGGACAGACCAAGGGGCTTCCTACCGGCTACCCCTCCCTGGACAGGATGCTGGACGGCTTACAGAACACGGCTATGGTGGTCATCGGAGCCCGGCCGGCCGTGGGGAAGACTTCCTTCATGACCAACATTCTGTACAATCTGGCCGCCGAAGGGGTGCCAGTAGGCATGTTCTCCCTGGAAATGTCCAAGGAGCAGTTGCTTGAACGCACGCTTTTTGGCATGTCCAAAATCAATGCGGCCAATCTGCGCCGAGGCATCAAGCTGACCAAGTGGCAGCAGGATGCTTTCACCAACGCGGTTCGCAAGGTAAGGAGCCTGCCTTTCTTCGTGGACGACCGGGGCGCCTTGAGGATTGACCAGATCCAGGCGACCGCCCGGCGCATGGTGGCGGACCACGGCGTGAGGTGCATCGGCGTGGATTACCTGCAGCTTGCCAATCCTACCGGACGCCAGGCGTCCCGGGAACGGGAGGTGTCGGAGATTTCCGCCGGCCTCAAAGCCCTGGCCAAGGAACTGAATATTCCGGTGATCGTGTTGGCCCAGTTGAACCGGGAAGCGGAGAAACGCGCCGGGAAGGAAGCCGGGGTTCCCCGTGTGTCCGATTTGAGGGATTCAGGGTCTATCGAACAGGACGCTGATCAGATATTGTTGCTCTACAGGCCTTACGTCATGGACAAAAACGCAGATCCGGCAGAGGCGAAAATCATCGTCGGCAAGAACCGCTTCGGGGAGATTGGTTACATTGACCTGAAATGGGACGCTGCCGCCACGACTTACAGGGAGGTTTAAAACATGATATCACTATTTAAGGTAGTGCTACAATTTGGGAAGCTTTTCAAGGGCTTGTGTAAACTCCTTGGCTCCAAAGTCGATGTATCCTTCATGGACTTCCCGGGAATCGTGCCCCACAATGGCTTGCACAAGAGCAGGGGGAACACCGGCGTCATGTAACATGGTTGTTGCCGTATAGCGGAGGCTGTGGAAGGACAATTCATTGACGTGGCGCCGCGTCTCTGTGCCGTTTCCTTCCTGCTTTTTGTATTTTTTGCCTGCAGCCAGAGGGTCTTTGGCAATAAGGCCACACTGGTACAGGATGTGGCTAAAGATATTTGACAGGCGTCCGGATCCCTTGCTTTCAAAAATATTCGCGCATTCAGGATGCAGGAAGTCCCCAGGAGCTTCTTTCTTCCGTTGCTGCAGGTGTTTTTTCAGCGCCGGAAAAATCGGAATCATCAGAGGCTTTCCCTTTTTCTGCGTGGTCATCCGGATAACGCCTCGTTTCTCGTCAACCTGGGACCACCGGAGCGTTGCCACGTCTCCCAATCTTTGACCGCCCGTATAGAGGCACGTTTTCACCATGGAGCGCCATTCCGGATTGCATGCGGCCATTACCTTTTCAAGCTCTTCCAATTCGAATTTCCGCCGTTTGACGGCTTTCCCCTTGTGAGGCTTGGTAATCGCCGTAAAGGGGTTGGTTTCAATAATTTTATAATCAACTGCCGCCTGGAACGCCGCGGAAACCAGCGTAAGAGCAATATTGGCGGTAGATGGTGAGACACGGGAAAGAAGATGGTTTTTGAAATCGTCCAGCATCAGAGGAGTAATGCGATCCAGAGGCAGGTTGATACGTTCTCCCATTGAGGCGCGAAATTTGTCAAAGGCTTGTTTGTAGTTCGCTATGGATGCGGGTTTAAGCCCATTGCGCGTAATGCGCCGCATGTGGTCATCAAGCCATAATTTGACAGAGGGCATTTCCATAGATTCTCCGGTCAATTCCGTGGACAATGCGGAAATGGCCCGGCGTAATTGATAGGCCGGCAGGTTTGCCCGCGCCGTTGATTCAAGGGCGTCCGCCAGGCGTTGTGCCTTGGTCATAGCCTGTTCCCTGGTCAGGACGTTCAGCTGCTTCCCCATGGACTCTGCGGCTTCTTTTACTTCCCTTGTTACCGTGGCGGGGGTATGCTTGATTTTGGTTGACAGCCGGACCAGTTTCCAGCCTGTAGCGGTTCTCACGCGGTATTGTGCGTACCAGTAAGGGCTGTTCGGCTTTTTATAGATGGAGGCCATGATTTAGTGGTATCAATAGTGTGCTCTTTTTGCAAGTTGTATCACCATGTTTCAAGATGTTTTTGTGTTTTCTGAAATTTCGTAAGAGCTTTGTTTAGAGTGGAATAAAATCAAAAAGGCCGTCTCCGGAGAGACAGCCTTTTTCTTGAAACTGGTAGGCCCGGTAGGAATCGAACCTACATCGTCGGTACCGGAAACCGATGTCCTATCCATTGAACGACGAGCCCATGTTCCCAAGGAACGAGAGAAATAGAATAGAAAAAACGGGCCGGATGCAAGTATTTTTATGCCGGTGACGGGATTGGCATGATGAAAATGTGAAACGGGGATGTTAAGGGCAGGGAGGTTTCCGGATATTCCGGGAAGAAGGAAGGGGGCATCAGGATATTTTATGATGAAAAGAGAAGATGGCTGCCAGGACGGCCGCCACGGTAACGGCCATGATGGCCGCGAAAAGCGGCCAGAGATCCAGGAATCCGGCTCCTTCCAGAAAGATGCGCTGGATGAGTTCCAGGCCGTATCTCATGGGGTTGAGCAGCGTGAGGTCCTGGAAGATTTCCGGCATGCTGGAGATGGGCGTGGCAAAGCCGGAGAGCATGACCATGGGCACCAGCAGCAGGAAAGTTCCCACAATAGCCTGCTGAAGGGATTGGGCGAAGGAGGAAATGCACAGCCCGATGGCCGCCGCCGTGACGATGAAGAGCAGCAGGGCGGCGGAGAGCAGCCAGACGGAGCCCTGGAAGGGGATGCGGAACCAGAACATGGCAACCAGCACCACGAAGACGGCCTGCATGATTCCGGTGACGACGGAGGCTGTTCCCTTGCCGAGCAGGATTTCCCCCGGGGTGTATGGGGCGACGAGAAGCTGGTCGAAGGTGCCTTCCTCCCGCTCGCGGGCGATGGAGAGCGCGCCGGAGAGGATGGAGTTGATGAGCACGAGCACGGCGATGAGGCCGGGAACGATGAACCAGCGTGTGATGAGGTTGGGGTTGAACCAGGCGCGGGATTCCGTTTCCACCGGGGAGGAGCCGCCGTTTTTGGAGAGCAGTTCCGCCCCGTAGGCGGCAGCGATTTGCTGGCCGTAGCTGAGGGCGATGGCCGCCGTATTCGTGTTGCGCCCGTCCGCAATGAGCTGGAGAGATGCGGGCCTCCCCGTCTGAATGTTGCGGGAGAAATCCGGCGGAATGGTGAGCCCCACGACGATTTCCCGGTTGTCTATCATGCGGTCAATGTCTTTTTCCGTGGCCGCGGCGGCCTGGCGCCGGAAGATTCCCGTGCCTTCCAGGTCCGCGATGTACTGGGCGGCCGCTTCTCCGCCGTCTTTGTCCAGCACGGCGTATGGCACGCGGGTGACGTTCATGGTGGCGGCATAGCCGAAGATGGCTATCTGGATGATGGGAGGGATGATGAGGGCCAGCCGGCTTTTTTTGTCCCTGAGCACGGCCAGCAGTTCTTTTCTGACGAGGGAGGCTATTCTGATCAGGAAGTCCATGGCGCTATTCGAGGGATTTGGGTGCTTTCATCCTGGCGATTCCCATGAGCACCACGGCAAAGACGCCCAGCGTGATGCAGCAGGGAATGATGACGGAAGGGATGTCCCCGGCCAGGAAGAGGGTCTGGAGCAGGGTGACGTAGTAGCGGGCCGGGATGAGGTAGGTGATGGCCCGGACGGCGGGTGGCATGTTCAGGATGTCATACAGGAAGCCGGACAGCATGAGGGCCGGCATGAAGGTGCCCATAATGGCGAATTGGCAGGCCAGGAACTGGTTTTTGGTGGCGGTGGAGATGACCAGCCCCAACCCCAGGGCCACAATCAGGAACAGGGCGGAAACCGCCAGCAGCAGAGTGAGGGAGCCGCGGATGGGGATGCCGAAGACGAAGGCGGCGAAGAGCATGGAGATAGCCAGGCTGACCATGCCCAGCAGGAAGTTGGTGGCGGCCTTGGCCGCCAGGATTTCTCCGCTGCCCACGGGCGTGACGAAGAGGCTTTCCAGCGTGCCGCGTTCATATTCCCGCGCCATGACCAGGGAGGTGAGGAGCGCCCCGATCATGGTCATGATGGTGACGATGACGCCGGGAACCAGGTAGTAGTGGCTGTCGTTGGCTTCATTGAAGCGGGTGCGCGTCTGCATGTCCAGCACGGGGGCTGTCCGCCCGCCCAGGGAAGACGCCCAGGAGCCGACGACGGCCTGAAGGTAGTTGCGGATGAGGGTGGCCTGGTTGGCGTTGACTCCGTTGACGACAATCTGGACTTTCGTGGTTCCATTGTGGAGCGTGTCCGGCGCGTTGCTTTGCAGGGCGATGAAGGCGTCCGCTTCATGGGTGCGCAGTTTTTCTTCAGCCTCCCGGGTGGAGAAGACGCGCGTGGTCTGGAAATATCTGGAAAGGGTAAGCCTTGTTTCCAGGTCCGTGGACTGGCTGGAGGCGGGGACGGCCAGGTACGCGATGCGCACGTTTTTGATGTCCATGCTCATGCCGTAGCCGAAGAGGAGCAGGAGCACGGCCGGAAGGATGACCGCAATGCCCACATTGCCGGGGTCCCGGACCACCTGGTGGAGTTCCTTGACGATGAGGGCTCCTATTCTTTTGAGGGAGGCGGTCATGTTTCTCCTCCTCCTTTTTTCATGTGTTCTTCCGTGATGGCCAGGAAGGCGTCTTCCAGAGAAGCGGGGGCTCCGTCTTCACGCGGGGGAGCGTGTTTGCGGATATCGTCCGGGGAACCTTCCGCCAGCGTGGTTCCATCCATCATGATGAGCATGTTATCGCAAAATTCCGCTTCTCCCAGGAAGTGCGTCGTGATGATGATGGTGACGCCTTTTTCCGCCAGGGCGTTGATGCGCAGCCAGAAGTCGCGCCGGGCCAGGGGGTCCGCTCCGGAAGTGGGTTCGTCCAGAAAAAGGATGTCTGGGGAGTGGAGCAGGGCGCACGCCATGCTGAGGCGCTGCTTGTAGCCGCCGGGCAGGTGCGCGGCGGGGGCGTTCATGTACGGAGTCAGGTGGAATTCTTCTTCCATGGAGCGGATGGCTTCCTGCCGCTCCTTTCCGGACATGCCGTAGGCTCCGGCGAAGAATTCCAGGTTTTGACGCGTGGTCAGCATGCCGTACATGGAAAATTTCTGGGCCACGTATCCCACTTTCCTGCGCGCCCTGGCGGCGGCGGTCCGCAGATCCGCCCCGGCCACATTGAGCGTGCCGCCGCTGGCGGGCAGCAGCCCGCAGAGCATGCGGAAAGTGGTGCTTTTCCCCGCTCCGTTGGGGCCCAGAAGGCCGAAGACCTGCCCTTTGCGGACGGAGAAGCTGACGTGGTTGACGGCAATGAAACTGCCGAATTTCCTGACAAGGTCCGTTACCCGGATGACGGTGCCGCCGTTTTCCGTCCGCTCCGGTTCCGGCGTTCCGGCAGGGGCGGGGATGTCCTGCGGGGCGAGGTCCACTTGGTCGGCAAGCAGGGTCATGAAGCCGTCGGAGAAGTCCGGCTGCGCGGGGGCGGGGTGGTATTCCTCCAGCTTTTTCCGTGCGGGGTGGCCGTGGGGAACGATGATGCGGACGGTGTTCCCCTGCGGGGTGGCGTTGATGATGCCGGGCACGGCGGCCAGCCTGCTCTGGAATTGGCGCGCATGCAGCCCCTCCGGCGTGCGCACCGTCACGCACATTCCTTCCGCCCGGGCGATGACGTCGGCGGGAGGGGCGTCCATAAGCAGGCGCCCTTCATACATGATGAGGGTTCTGTTGCAGTAGGCCGATTCGTCCATGTAGGAGGTGCTGACCAGTACCCCCACGCCTTCCTCTCCGGAGAATTGTTTCAGGATGCTCCACAGTTCCCGCCGGGAGAGCGGATCCACGCCCACGGTGGGTTCATCCAGCAGGATGAGGGGCGGGGAGGAGACCAGGGAACAGCACAGGCCCAGCTTCTGCTTCATGCCGCCGGAGAGCTTTCCCGCAAGCCGCGTGGTGAAGCGTTCCAGGCTGGTCATGGCGAGCAGGCTGCGGAAGCGCTTTTCCCTGTCCTGGCCGTAAACGCCGTGCATGCGGGCGTAAAGCTCCATGTTTTCTCGGACGGTAAGGTCTTCATAAAGCCCGAATTTCTGCGGCATGTAGCCTATGGAGGCCTGGATGGACCGGCTTTTTTTCACGGAGTCCAGATTCAGGACGGAGATAGACCCGCCATGCGGTTTCATCAATCCCGTGATGAGGCGGATCAGAGTGGTTTTTCCCGCTCCGTCCGGCCCCAGCAACCCTACGATTTCCCCGGCGGACAGGCGGAAGGAGACGTCGTCCACCGCCGCAAAGGGGACGCCGGCGGAGTCCGGAAATATTTTCCGGATGTTCCGGCAGTCAATCAGGGGCTGGGATTCCGTGGTCATGGCCTGGGCTGTTCCGGGGGCTGTGTTCCGGCGTTCTGGTCCAGGGGGATGGTGACGGTGGCGGGGGCTCCCAGGCGCAGCCGGTTGTCCGGATCGTCCACAATGATGCGCACTTCATAGACCAGTGCCGTTCTGAGATCCGGCGTTTCCACGTTTTTAGGGGTGAATTCCGCTACGGAGGAGATAAACCCCACCGTCCCTTTGAAGCCGGTGTCCGGGAAGCTGTCATTGCGCACGGTGGCGGAAAAGCCGGGCTTTACTTTGCCGAGCTGGGATTCCGTGAGGTAGGCCCGCACCCATTTGGTATGGTTCAGGGAGATGTTGTAAACGGGTTTCTGCGGGGAGGCCATGTCCCCCTTTTCCAGAATGCGGTTGCGCACCACGCCGTTGCCGGGGGCATAGAGCACGGCGTCTTTCAGGTTCTGCTCCCTGATGGTCAGGCTGGCTTTGGCCTGGTTGTACTGGGCCAGCGCCTGGGCTACGTCTTCCTCACGGGAACCGGCCAGCAGCAGTTCCAGCTGTTTTCTGGCTACGTCCAGATTGGCGGCGGCCACTTGCCGGGAGGCGACGGCGTCGTCCGCCTCCTGGCGGGAGATGGATTTTGTTTCAGCCAGCGCCTCCAGCCTTTTGCTGCGCATTCCGGCGTTGTTCAGCGTAGCTTCCGCGGCCTGCACGTTCGCCCTCGCCTGGGCTATTTCTTCCGCGCGCGGGCCGTTTTTAACGCGCAGGTAGTTTTGGCGGGCGGCTTCCGCTATCTGCCGGGCTTCGTCCGCGGCCTGCCGGAGCCGCACCGTTTCCAGCGTGGCGAGCTTCTGGCCGGGAACAACCGTGTCCCCTTCGTCCACCAGCACGGAGTCAATACGTTCGGAGATGAGGAAAGCCAGATCCACCTGGCGCAGGTCCACATTGCCGTAAAGAACGGCTTTGTCCTCGGGCCCGGACGGAGTTTTCCGGTAGATGAGCCAGGCGGCCGTTCCTGCCGCCGCAAGGAGAACCAGGAGGATAACCAGCTTTTTCATAGTTTTATTTATACGTGTGTATAATTTATTGCAAGTAAAAATGGAGCCCGCATGACGGAGAAGGAATTAGCGATTTACTAACGGAGGGAGAACAGGCATAATCCGGCGTCTTTTACTTTTCCCATTATCTGTTATGATGACCGCCACCGAGATACGCCAAAGCTTTCTGGACTTTTTCCGCGAAAAACAGCACACGGTCGTGCCTTCCGCTTCTTTGATGCCCCAGAGCCCCGGTTTGTTGTTTACAAATGCCGGCATGAATCAGTTTGTCCCGTATTTCCTGGGCGTATGGACTCCCCCGTGGACGCCCGCCCGCGCTACGGATACCCAGAAGTGCATCCGCGCAGGCGGCAAGCACAATGACCTGGAGGATGTGGGGTATGACTCCTACCACCACACGTTTTTTGAAATGCTGGGGAACTGGTCCTTCGGGGATTATTTCAAGAGGGAAGCTATCCGCTGGGCCTGGGAGCTGGTCGTGGAGCGGTGGGGATTCCCGGCGGAACGCCTGTACGCCACCGTGTACGCGCCGGACAAGAGCAAGGGCGACCCCGGAGAGTTTGACCGGGAAGCTTGGGATTTCTGGGCTGAGCTGTTCCGTTCCCGAGGGCTGGACCCGGACGTGCATATCGTGCACGGGAATGTGAAGGATAATTTCTGGATGATGGGGGAAACCGGCCCCTGCGGCCCCTGTTCCGAGCTGCACGTGGACCTGACCCCGGAGGGGAATACGAAGGGAAGCCTGGTAAACAAGGATTCCGACCAGTGCATAGAGATATGGAACCTGGTGTTTATCCAGTACAATGCGGAGAGCGACGGCTCCATGCGCAATCTTCCGGCATGTCATGTGGATACCGGCATGGGGTTTGAGCGCGCGTGCTCCATCATGCAGTGCACGAACGGATTCAAGGATTTTTCCCGCAAACCGTCCAATTACGCCACGGATGTATTCCGCCCCCTGTTTGACCGCCTGGAAGTTTTGAGCGGACGGAAGTACGCGGACGTGTATCCGGCGCCCGGTTCCAAAAGGGTGGATGCGGAGGACGGGACCCTTCAGGAGGCGATTGCCTTCCGCGTGATTGCCGATCATCTGCGCACGCTCAGTTTTTCCATTGCGGACGGCATTCTGCCGGGCAACAATGGCCGTAATTACGTGCTGCGCCGCATTCTGCGCCGTGCCGTGCGCTATGGGCGCCGCCTGGGCTTTACCCAGCCGTTTTTGGCGGAACTGGTGGATACGCTGGTGGAGTCCTTCGGACAGGTGTTCCCGGAACTGGCCGCCCGCGCCACTACCGTGAAGGAGGTTTTGAACCGTGAAGAGGCCAGTTTTAATGAGACGCTGGACCGCGGCCTGGAATTGTTTGACGCGGAAACGGCTTCCGCCGGAAAGGTGAGCGGCGAGTTCGCCTTCAAGCTGTATGATACGTACGGGTTCCCCATTGACCTGACCGCCCTGCTGGCGGAGGAACGCGGCCTGGATATTGATATGGAGCGGTTCAACAGGCTGATGGAGGAACAGCGGGAACGCGCCCGGGCCGCCCGCAAGAGCGAGGTGGTGCGCGCCCTGGATTTGAAGACGGACGCCGTGACGGAGTTTACGGGGTACGATGTGGACGAATGCGCCGCTACGGTGCTGGAAGTGAGCCGCCAGGGGGATTCCCTGTTCATCATCACGGACAAGACTCCGTTTTACGCGGAAATGGGCGGGCAGGTGTCCGATGCCGGGTTGATTGAAATCGGCGGGGAAAGCTACCATGTGATGGCCGTCCAGCAGATAGGGAATGCCCGAGCCCATGTGGTGGAGGCCCGTCCCGGGCTGGAGGTGAAGCCCGGCGACCGCGTGCATTTGAGCATTGACGCGGAACGCCGCCGCCGCATTGAGGCGCATCACACCGCCACGCATCTTCTTCACTGCGCTCTGCATCAGGTGGTCAGCCCGGATGCGGCCCAGCAGGGGTCCTTTGTTTCGGAAGACCGGCTGCGCTTTGACTTTAACAGCAGCGCCGTTTCTCCGGACCAGCTCCGCCTGATTGAAGAGAAGGTGAACGGCTGGATTGAGGAGTCTCTTCCCGTGCACTGCACGGAACGCGCTTATGCGGACGTGAAGGGCAATGCCGCGATTGCCCAGTTCTTCGGCGACAAGTACGGGGATGTGGTGCGCGTGGTTCAGGTGGGCGGATGCAGGGATGGGCTGGACGGGGTTTCCATGGAATTCTGCGGCGGAACTCATATTGCCAATACGAAGAATATCGGCCTGTTCAAGATTAAGAGCGAGGGTGCCATCGCTTCCGGCGTGCGCCGCATTGAGGCGATGACTGGGGACGCTGCTCTGGAAATGATACGGCAGCATGTTGTTGCCAAGAGCCTGGAAATCGCCAAGGCGGTGGAGAAGATCAAGGAAGTTAATTACGAGTTGGCGGACATGGGGCTGGAACAGGTGCCTGTCCCCACGATTGAAGGCAAGCCGGGGCTGACGGCCCTGGGGGCTTCCGATATCCGGACGGTAAATGATTCCCTGGCGCGTTTCGACGCCTCCGTGGAGCATTTCAAACAGACGGCTCTGGATGCGGAGAAGAAGCTTAAAAAAGCCCGCGCCGGGCAGTCCGCCGCCAAGGCAGACGCCCTGCTGAATGAGTGGCTTTCCGATGCGCCTTCTTCCCTGATCCAGGTGGCGGAGGGCGCCGGGGAATTGCTTCAGGAACTGCTGAACGGGTTGAAAAAGCGCCAGTATGCGGGCGCCGCCTTCCTGCTGTGCGTGGACAGTTCTTCCTTGCTCCTGGGCGCTTATTGTGGCAAAGATGCCATTGCGGACGGATTGTCCGCCGGAGATATGATCCGCGAGGTTGCCGCTCTTGCCGGAGGCAAGGGAGGCGGCCGTGCGGATCAGGCCCGCGGTTCCGCTCCGCAGGATGCCGATCCTCAGGCCC encodes the following:
- the alaS gene encoding alanine--tRNA ligase — translated: MMTATEIRQSFLDFFREKQHTVVPSASLMPQSPGLLFTNAGMNQFVPYFLGVWTPPWTPARATDTQKCIRAGGKHNDLEDVGYDSYHHTFFEMLGNWSFGDYFKREAIRWAWELVVERWGFPAERLYATVYAPDKSKGDPGEFDREAWDFWAELFRSRGLDPDVHIVHGNVKDNFWMMGETGPCGPCSELHVDLTPEGNTKGSLVNKDSDQCIEIWNLVFIQYNAESDGSMRNLPACHVDTGMGFERACSIMQCTNGFKDFSRKPSNYATDVFRPLFDRLEVLSGRKYADVYPAPGSKRVDAEDGTLQEAIAFRVIADHLRTLSFSIADGILPGNNGRNYVLRRILRRAVRYGRRLGFTQPFLAELVDTLVESFGQVFPELAARATTVKEVLNREEASFNETLDRGLELFDAETASAGKVSGEFAFKLYDTYGFPIDLTALLAEERGLDIDMERFNRLMEEQRERARAARKSEVVRALDLKTDAVTEFTGYDVDECAATVLEVSRQGDSLFIITDKTPFYAEMGGQVSDAGLIEIGGESYHVMAVQQIGNARAHVVEARPGLEVKPGDRVHLSIDAERRRRIEAHHTATHLLHCALHQVVSPDAAQQGSFVSEDRLRFDFNSSAVSPDQLRLIEEKVNGWIEESLPVHCTERAYADVKGNAAIAQFFGDKYGDVVRVVQVGGCRDGLDGVSMEFCGGTHIANTKNIGLFKIKSEGAIASGVRRIEAMTGDAALEMIRQHVVAKSLEIAKAVEKIKEVNYELADMGLEQVPVPTIEGKPGLTALGASDIRTVNDSLARFDASVEHFKQTALDAEKKLKKARAGQSAAKADALLNEWLSDAPSSLIQVAEGAGELLQELLNGLKKRQYAGAAFLLCVDSSSLLLGAYCGKDAIADGLSAGDMIREVAALAGGKGGGRADQARGSAPQDADPQALAAAARNIING